The sequence CGACGGCCGTGTCCCCGCCCCTGCCAGCGCGGCAGCAGGTCGATGTGCAGATGGGCCGGGTAGTCGGCGAGTCCGGGTACCAGCATCCGCTCCGGGCGGTGCAGCAGGCGGATCATCTCCTCGGTGGGCGTGCGCGGCGGCCCGGCGGGCTCGGGGTAGCGGCCGGCCAGCCGGGGTATCCAGGTCTGCCGGAAATCGGCGACGAAACGCTCGGTGTCCGCAGTGCCGAGGATGTATCCCACGGCCCGGCCGGTGCCGTCGTCCAGGACGAAGGCGAGATCCGGGTCGAAGTGACAGTAGGGGTCGGCGAAGAGGGACGGCATCAGGTCCGGGTCGGGGTAGATCGCCCGGGAGTCGCCGCCGAGGTGCGCGGTGCGGACGCAGACGTCGGCGACGGCGTCGCGGTCCGCGGGGCGGTAGGGCCGGATCACGGGGGCCTGGTCCTGCTCGGACGGGTCCTGTTCGGAAAGTGCCATGGCTTCATACTGATCTTTTGGGAGCGCTCCCACAAGGGCTGACCGCCAGGTCGGACGCGTGCGGTCAGTGGCGCAGGCCTCTGGCGCGGAGCAGCATGAACACTCCGGAGAGGGCGAGCAGGGTGCCGATGACGGCGGGCACGACACGGGCTCCCGTCGCCCTCCACTTGCCCTGCGCCGAGCCGGATGGGGCGCGCGGTGACGGCGACGCGGCCGTGACGCTCGCGCCGTCGTCCGCGCCGTCGTCCGAGGCGCCGAGCGGGGCGGTGCCGGCGGGTGCCGTGGCCGGTCGCGCGGGCGTCGGTATCGCACCGGGGCCACCGGAAGGCCCGCAGTCGCGGCCGGAGTTGACGCAGTCGACCATCTCGCGCATCAGGTCCTCGTCGAAGAGGCTGATGAAGTCGCCGTGGTCGGTGACGGGTTTGTGCAGCTGCTCGGGGAAGGAGTCCACCGCGAACAGCGGGACGGTGCGGCCGCCGTCCGCGACGCTCGGCGCCGGGACGTCGTAGACGATGCGCTGCACCAACTGCGGAATGGCCCTGAAGCCCGGCGGGCAGGAGCCGTCCCCGGCGGTGAAGGCCACGTGCGTACGGTGGTTGGCGCTGTCGGTGTCGCGGCCGTCCCAGCAGCTCTGGAAGCGGAAGGTGCGCACCACGTCGCTGCCCGGCGGGCACAGCGGGTACTTGTCCCTCAGTTGCCTCGACTCGTAACCGGTGCAGCTCCAGGAGGCGTTGGCGTTGCCGGGACCGTTGACGAGGGCCTTGGCGTCGCCGGTGACGATGCGCAGCAGGCGCGGCATGGCGGTGACCTTGCCCCGCGGGTTGCCCAAGAAGGTCAGCGTCACCTCCCTCGGCGTGAGGATCTGCCCGGTGTTGCCCTCCCTGCCGCCGCCCGGTGCCTCGGCATCGCCTTCCCGCACGCCGTTCCGCACGCGCAGCACCGGCCAGTAGTACGAGGACTTGTCGCCCCGGTCCGCGCAGCTCGTGCC comes from Streptomyces sp. SCL15-4 and encodes:
- a CDS encoding GNAT family N-acetyltransferase gives rise to the protein MALSEQDPSEQDQAPVIRPYRPADRDAVADVCVRTAHLGGDSRAIYPDPDLMPSLFADPYCHFDPDLAFVLDDGTGRAVGYILGTADTERFVADFRQTWIPRLAGRYPEPAGPPRTPTEEMIRLLHRPERMLVPGLADYPAHLHIDLLPRWQGRGHGRRLLHTFLDALRGQGVQAVHLGMVTANTAARAFYDRVGFHPVPVPDAGPLTYLGRATARD